A stretch of the Pan troglodytes isolate AG18354 chromosome 20, NHGRI_mPanTro3-v2.0_pri, whole genome shotgun sequence genome encodes the following:
- the LOC129138007 gene encoding ret finger protein-like 4A — protein sequence MAEHFKQASSCPMCLDYLENPMHLKCGYVCCLRCMNSLRKGPDGKGVLCPFCPVVSQKNDIRPAAQLGALVPKIKELEPKVRAVLQMNPRMRKFQVDMTLDVDTANNYLIISEDLRRVRCGNFRQNRKEQAERFDTALCVLGTPRFTSGRHYWEVDVGTSKVWDVGVCKESVNRQGNVVLSSELGFWTVGLREGQIYFASTKPVTGLWVSPGLHRVGIYLDIKMRAISFYNVSDRSHIFTFTKISATEPLRPCFAHADTKS from the exons ATGGCTGAACACTTTAAACAAGCAAGCAGTTGTCCTATGTGCCTGGATTATCTTGAAAACCCCATGCACCTGAAATGTGGATACGTCTGTTGCCTCCGATGCATGAACTCACTGCGAAAGGGGCCCGATGGGAAGGGGGTGCTGTGCCCTTTCTGCCCTGTGGTCTCTCAGAAAAATGACATCAGGCCCGCTGCCCAGCTGGGGGCGCTGGTGCCCAAGATCAAGGAACTAGAGCCCAAGGTGAGAGCTGTTCTGCAGATGAATCCAAGGATGAGAAAGTTCCAAG TGGATATGACCTTGGATGTGGACACAGCCAACAACTATCTCATCATTTCTGAAGACCTGAGGCGTGTCCGATGTGGGAATTTCAGACAGAATAGGAAGGAGCAAGCTGAGAGGTTCGACACTGCCCTGTGCGTCCTGGGCACCCCTCGCTTCACTTCCGGCCGCCATTACTGGGAAGTGGACGTGGGCACCAGCAAAGTGTGGGATGTGGGCGTGTGCAAGGAATCTGTGAACCGACAGGGGAACGTTGTACTCTCTTCAGAACTCGGCTTCTGGACTGTGGGTTTGAGAGAAGGACAGATCTACTTTGCCAGCACTAAGCCTGTGACGGGTCTCTGGGTGAGCCCAGGTCTACACCGAGTGGGGATTTACCTGGATATAAAAATGAGGGCCATTTCCTTCTATAATGTCAGTGATAGGTCACATATCTTCACATTCACGAAAATTTCTGCTACTGAGCCACTGCGTCCATGTTTTGCTCATGCAGATACAAAGTCGTGA